In Taeniopygia guttata chromosome 2, bTaeGut7.mat, whole genome shotgun sequence, one genomic interval encodes:
- the FBXL7 gene encoding F-box/LRR-repeat protein 7 isoform X4, whose protein sequence is MRTLSTPSPALIFPPNSPGFQNGRGSSTSSSSVTGETVAMVHSPPPTRLTHPLIRLASKHQKEQANIDRLPDHSMIQIFSFLPTNQLCRCARVCRRWYNLAWDPRLWRTICLTGETINVDRALKVLTRRLCQDTPNVCLMLETVIVSGCRRLTDRGLYTIAQCCPELRRLEVSGCYNISNEAVFDVVSLCPNLEHLDVSGCSKVTCISLTREASIKLSPLHGKQISIRYLDMTDCFVLEDEGLHTIAAHCTQLTHLYLRRCVRITDEGLRYLMIYCTSIKELSLSDCRFVSDFGIREIAKLESHLRYLSIAHCGRITDVGIRYIAKYCSKLRYLNARGCEGITDHGVEYLAKNCTKLKSLDIGKCPLVSDTGLEFLALNCFNLKRLSLKSCESITGHGLQIVAANCFDLQMLNVQDCEVSVDALRFVKRHCKRCIIEHTNPAFF, encoded by the exons ATGCGAACGCTCAGCACACCCAGTCCAGCGTTAATATTCCCACCGAATTCCCCTGGGTTCCAAAATGGCAGAGGTTCGTCGACCTCTTCATCCTCAGTCACTGGGGAAACTGTTGCCATGGTCCATTCGCCACCTCCCACCCGTCTCACCCATCCTCTCATCCGGCTGGCATCCAAGCACCAGAAGGAGCAGGCCAACATAGACCGGCTGCCCGACCACTCCATGATCCAGATCTTCTCCTTCCTGCCCACCAACCAGCTGTGCCGCTGTGCCCGCGTGTGCCGCCGCTGGTACAATCTGGCCTGGGACCCACGACTTTGGAGGACGATTTGCCTGACTGGTGAGACAATCAATGTCGACAGGGCTCTCAAAGTGCTGACCCGGAGGCTTTGTCAGGATACTCCCAACGTATGTCTCATGTTGGAGACGGTAATTGTTAGTGGCTGCAGGCGGCTCACAGACAGAGGACTCTACACCATTGCCCAGTGCTGTCCAGAACTGCGGAGGCTGGAGGTGTCTGGCTGTTACAACATCTCCAATGAGGCCGTCTTTGATGTTGTGTCACTGTGCCCAAACCTGGAACACCTGGATGTATCAG GCTGCTCCAAAGTAACATGCATCAGTTTGACTCGTGAAGCCTCCATCAAGCTGTCTCCCTTGCATGGGAAGCAAATCTCCATCCGCTACTTGGACATGACAGACTGCTTCGTCCTGGAGGACGAAGGACTGCACACCATTGCCGCCCACTGCACTCAGCTGACCCACCTGTACCTGCGCCGCTGCGTCCGCATCACTGACGAGGGTCTGCGCTACCTGATGATTTACTGCACATCCATCAAGGAACTGAGCTTGAGCGACTGCCGCTTCGTCAGCGACTTTGGCATACGGGAGATCGCCAAGCTGGAGTCGCATCTCCGATACCTGAGCATCGCTCACTGCGGCCGCATCACGGATGTGGGCATCCGATACATAGCCAAATACTGCAGCAAGCTGCGCTACCTCAATGCGCGGGGCTGCGAGGGCATCACGGACCATGGCGTGGAGTACCTCGCCAAAAATTGCACAAAACTCAAATCACTAGACATCGGCAAGTGCCCCCTGGTCTCAGACACCGGCCTGGAGTTTCTAGCCCTCAACTGCTTCAACCTAAAGCGCCTGAGCCTGAAATCCTGTGAGAGCATCACTGGGCATGGCCTGCAGATTGTAGCTGCCAACTGTTTTGACCTACAGATGTTGAACGTGCAGGACTGTGAAGTCTCTGTGGATGCTCTGCGATTTGTTAAACGACATTGCAAGCGCTGTATTATAGAGCACACCAACCCTGCTTTCTTCTGA
- the FBXL7 gene encoding F-box/LRR-repeat protein 7 isoform X2, translating into MGANNGKQYGSEGKGSSSISSDVSSSTDHTPTKAQRNAATSEDSDLSMRTLSTPSPALIFPPNSPGFQNGRGSSTSSSSVTGETVAMVHSPPPTRLTHPLIRLASKHQKEQANIDRLPDHSMIQIFSFLPTNQLCRCARVCRRWYNLAWDPRLWRTICLTGETINVDRALKVLTRRLCQDTPNVCLMLETVIVSGCRRLTDRGLYTIAQCCPELRRLEVSGCYNISNEAVFDVVSLCPNLEHLDVSGCSKVTCISLTREASIKLSPLHGKQISIRYLDMTDCFVLEDEGLHTIAAHCTQLTHLYLRRCVRITDEGLRYLMIYCTSIKELSLSDCRFVSDFGIREIAKLESHLRYLSIAHCGRITDVGIRYIAKYCSKLRYLNARGCEGITDHGVEYLAKNCTKLKSLDIGKCPLVSDTGLEFLALNCFNLKRLSLKSCESITGHGLQIVAANCFDLQMLNVQDCEVSVDALRFVKRHCKRCIIEHTNPAFF; encoded by the exons ATTCCGACCTGAGCATGCGAACGCTCAGCACACCCAGTCCAGCGTTAATATTCCCACCGAATTCCCCTGGGTTCCAAAATGGCAGAGGTTCGTCGACCTCTTCATCCTCAGTCACTGGGGAAACTGTTGCCATGGTCCATTCGCCACCTCCCACCCGTCTCACCCATCCTCTCATCCGGCTGGCATCCAAGCACCAGAAGGAGCAGGCCAACATAGACCGGCTGCCCGACCACTCCATGATCCAGATCTTCTCCTTCCTGCCCACCAACCAGCTGTGCCGCTGTGCCCGCGTGTGCCGCCGCTGGTACAATCTGGCCTGGGACCCACGACTTTGGAGGACGATTTGCCTGACTGGTGAGACAATCAATGTCGACAGGGCTCTCAAAGTGCTGACCCGGAGGCTTTGTCAGGATACTCCCAACGTATGTCTCATGTTGGAGACGGTAATTGTTAGTGGCTGCAGGCGGCTCACAGACAGAGGACTCTACACCATTGCCCAGTGCTGTCCAGAACTGCGGAGGCTGGAGGTGTCTGGCTGTTACAACATCTCCAATGAGGCCGTCTTTGATGTTGTGTCACTGTGCCCAAACCTGGAACACCTGGATGTATCAG GCTGCTCCAAAGTAACATGCATCAGTTTGACTCGTGAAGCCTCCATCAAGCTGTCTCCCTTGCATGGGAAGCAAATCTCCATCCGCTACTTGGACATGACAGACTGCTTCGTCCTGGAGGACGAAGGACTGCACACCATTGCCGCCCACTGCACTCAGCTGACCCACCTGTACCTGCGCCGCTGCGTCCGCATCACTGACGAGGGTCTGCGCTACCTGATGATTTACTGCACATCCATCAAGGAACTGAGCTTGAGCGACTGCCGCTTCGTCAGCGACTTTGGCATACGGGAGATCGCCAAGCTGGAGTCGCATCTCCGATACCTGAGCATCGCTCACTGCGGCCGCATCACGGATGTGGGCATCCGATACATAGCCAAATACTGCAGCAAGCTGCGCTACCTCAATGCGCGGGGCTGCGAGGGCATCACGGACCATGGCGTGGAGTACCTCGCCAAAAATTGCACAAAACTCAAATCACTAGACATCGGCAAGTGCCCCCTGGTCTCAGACACCGGCCTGGAGTTTCTAGCCCTCAACTGCTTCAACCTAAAGCGCCTGAGCCTGAAATCCTGTGAGAGCATCACTGGGCATGGCCTGCAGATTGTAGCTGCCAACTGTTTTGACCTACAGATGTTGAACGTGCAGGACTGTGAAGTCTCTGTGGATGCTCTGCGATTTGTTAAACGACATTGCAAGCGCTGTATTATAGAGCACACCAACCCTGCTTTCTTCTGA
- the FBXL7 gene encoding F-box/LRR-repeat protein 7 isoform X3, producing the protein MGANNGKGSSSISSDVSSSTDHTPTKAQRNAATSEDSDLSMRTLSTPSPALIFPPNSPGFQNGRGSSTSSSSVTGETVAMVHSPPPTRLTHPLIRLASKHQKEQANIDRLPDHSMIQIFSFLPTNQLCRCARVCRRWYNLAWDPRLWRTICLTGETINVDRALKVLTRRLCQDTPNVCLMLETVIVSGCRRLTDRGLYTIAQCCPELRRLEVSGCYNISNEAVFDVVSLCPNLEHLDVSGCSKVTCISLTREASIKLSPLHGKQISIRYLDMTDCFVLEDEGLHTIAAHCTQLTHLYLRRCVRITDEGLRYLMIYCTSIKELSLSDCRFVSDFGIREIAKLESHLRYLSIAHCGRITDVGIRYIAKYCSKLRYLNARGCEGITDHGVEYLAKNCTKLKSLDIGKCPLVSDTGLEFLALNCFNLKRLSLKSCESITGHGLQIVAANCFDLQMLNVQDCEVSVDALRFVKRHCKRCIIEHTNPAFF; encoded by the exons ATTCCGACCTGAGCATGCGAACGCTCAGCACACCCAGTCCAGCGTTAATATTCCCACCGAATTCCCCTGGGTTCCAAAATGGCAGAGGTTCGTCGACCTCTTCATCCTCAGTCACTGGGGAAACTGTTGCCATGGTCCATTCGCCACCTCCCACCCGTCTCACCCATCCTCTCATCCGGCTGGCATCCAAGCACCAGAAGGAGCAGGCCAACATAGACCGGCTGCCCGACCACTCCATGATCCAGATCTTCTCCTTCCTGCCCACCAACCAGCTGTGCCGCTGTGCCCGCGTGTGCCGCCGCTGGTACAATCTGGCCTGGGACCCACGACTTTGGAGGACGATTTGCCTGACTGGTGAGACAATCAATGTCGACAGGGCTCTCAAAGTGCTGACCCGGAGGCTTTGTCAGGATACTCCCAACGTATGTCTCATGTTGGAGACGGTAATTGTTAGTGGCTGCAGGCGGCTCACAGACAGAGGACTCTACACCATTGCCCAGTGCTGTCCAGAACTGCGGAGGCTGGAGGTGTCTGGCTGTTACAACATCTCCAATGAGGCCGTCTTTGATGTTGTGTCACTGTGCCCAAACCTGGAACACCTGGATGTATCAG GCTGCTCCAAAGTAACATGCATCAGTTTGACTCGTGAAGCCTCCATCAAGCTGTCTCCCTTGCATGGGAAGCAAATCTCCATCCGCTACTTGGACATGACAGACTGCTTCGTCCTGGAGGACGAAGGACTGCACACCATTGCCGCCCACTGCACTCAGCTGACCCACCTGTACCTGCGCCGCTGCGTCCGCATCACTGACGAGGGTCTGCGCTACCTGATGATTTACTGCACATCCATCAAGGAACTGAGCTTGAGCGACTGCCGCTTCGTCAGCGACTTTGGCATACGGGAGATCGCCAAGCTGGAGTCGCATCTCCGATACCTGAGCATCGCTCACTGCGGCCGCATCACGGATGTGGGCATCCGATACATAGCCAAATACTGCAGCAAGCTGCGCTACCTCAATGCGCGGGGCTGCGAGGGCATCACGGACCATGGCGTGGAGTACCTCGCCAAAAATTGCACAAAACTCAAATCACTAGACATCGGCAAGTGCCCCCTGGTCTCAGACACCGGCCTGGAGTTTCTAGCCCTCAACTGCTTCAACCTAAAGCGCCTGAGCCTGAAATCCTGTGAGAGCATCACTGGGCATGGCCTGCAGATTGTAGCTGCCAACTGTTTTGACCTACAGATGTTGAACGTGCAGGACTGTGAAGTCTCTGTGGATGCTCTGCGATTTGTTAAACGACATTGCAAGCGCTGTATTATAGAGCACACCAACCCTGCTTTCTTCTGA